Genomic segment of Mucilaginibacter sabulilitoris:
GTTTGATTAATTGCATGGTTTGCCCTCAATATAGGTTCAGGTGCTGCCGAATCGTTCCGTCTGAGAATTTGTGATCGTGAGCATCAGCAGGGTTTGTATTCCCGTTTGTCTCAGTCTAAATTCCGGATTGCAGTAACTTTCAGGGAGATCGGGCAACTGCGACAAGAACTCAAGTGTGTGTATACCGCAGTAGCTGCTCGGGTCCAAACGCCCGTACAATGCCTTTATTTTCAAATACTATACCATGCAAAACTCACGAAAACCGATTTGATTCGATTTTGCTTACTTAAAGCGTCCATCTGATAATTGATACGATTGAGCAGATATTGCCGGACCGCATCCTGCAA
This window contains:
- a CDS encoding helix-turn-helix domain-containing protein codes for the protein MAGKSLDEIITLTGLSRPVVNKWRQRFRRYGIDGLQDAVRQYLLNRINYQMDALSKQNRIKSVFVSFAWYSI